The DNA sequence gatcccgatgtgacggaggttatggatatctcatcaaaccccatcgtccgtcatatgtcaaatttatacaacttccagttcgagatatggaaaactctttttccaaaatacctggccaggaatttatcgaactcagtctaataaatcacataggatcactcctaatctatcaaggtcggtagatcccatctagatgcaaccctattcccaaattaacctactgcagccaattcgcactacaaggacccgaatgccttgggcccaagttcacatgctcgtcaaactacagcaacctcatagtgaatagctgaggcatcgcaggtcaaaggaccagtcatacaactgcagcataagtaatcactgacgagtggatagacatccatgtgactaatatctttggtcatgctaagttctttgttctctaacaagtatttgcataatcactccagtgtctctacaccgtagactcgagactcgtccatctgactaagtgatatgtgcactaatctcagcagatcgatcaccgtccctcgtgatagatccatcgatcaggagcatttagaaattaatccctattgacacatgcctcaaattctcaactccttgaaattatgcgtcatcatctattaatttcttggacgattcatggacacatacaaacatgaatgaaaaataaattgcccaatcttatttattaataagtgtccaattacaaatttatgcccatattacaaatatgcgtcagccacgttggcttctagggcatacttctaacacttataacctatgtggactgaGGAACACTGTAGTACGGATCTATTGGAGCTGATCATGGGCCGATCatggtacttgtgattagatttgaatgaatttgaacccttagcccgaTGAGGATGTCAAGGCTTAAATggaggaagtatgtgaggattcgTATGGGCATGTGCTTAATCCCActcggttattcgctaggtagatcttgaatacttatatagaATTAAGGAACCCAGATAATATCTTCCAGCCAGCCATTTTAGGTGAAGTTTAGAGTTATTACAACCTACATTACACCCTGAATGAAGAGTTATCTTAGGCGGAAATGTTATAGATGAAAGCATATGAAACTTGCCATATGTATGTGCTCACAGAAGCTATTTCTGCATGTAACTTCAACTGCCGTTACTCATTCAGCAATAGTGAATCCCTCAGCTGCTAGGCTTGTCTTCACAAATTCCAAGTCCTTCCTGTCCCCTTTCAAATGCAGTATCTATAAAGCAAGAACTACTTTGATGAAAATTGTCATCAGATACAAAGAAAATTAGGATGGACTAGACTCCTAAGGGGTATAAGTCTATAAACGAccgaaggagagagaaagagatgacTTGGCAcgcgagaggaggagaaggcgtgGGAGACAGAGGAGAGCAGCGTGGCTCGGTGGGGCGGTCGAtgggagaacgagagagagagggagagagcggTGCATGCTCTGTTTTCGAACACAAGGCCGTGTGCCCCCTCCCGTTTCACGAACTGATGAGGCGCCGCTTTAATAGGCGGGCCTGGGCTTAAGCCGGCTTGAGCCGGACATCACAATAAGACATATTTTTTTAGCTCTCACATTATATCAGACGATTTTCACAGGTTCGATATAAACTTTCATCGACAAACAACTAGCAATATTTTCAACTTTACCTCCACAAAAATTATTCCATTCAACTGCAATGGGATACttttaaagaaaaggaaaaacaactGCATGAGAAATAGTCTTTCACCTGAACACAGGGTCTTGTTTGGTTTGtgcgaaaagaaagagaaaagtgtagtcaatgaaaaaacaaaaaagaccaCCACTGAGGTGGTAGCCTACTGGGAGCGTGGCCTTAgttccaaccaagtggttccgagttcgaaatgcacgggcatcgattaaattgtggagaccGGATGCTCCCTACTTGGACACAGGGTATGGAATGGCTTATCGCTCTACTGGTAGCctcggtggtgccaggtgtgacgtactcacacatgGTATTCGTGCCGAAGCCTAGAGGGGTaaccgagccgggcccacgaatggggagggtatgagtaaaaccggccgaggtgcccaacacacggtcatttttgcccgcatcgaacattctcctagcggggtgggggcccagtgggggctgctacgcgggggtgggcttgtcccttcctcccctcttccccttttttaaagcaaaaaaaaacaaaaaaacaaaaaaaacaaaaaagacctcttatttggttagagttttgaaaaaagaaagataagaaaGTAGTATTCCCATGAGAAATAAAAATCCATGAGGGATATGGAAAAGCTACTTTTCCACCGTTGggaattaagattttttttccaaactaCCCTTAAGCTATCAAAATCAATAGATAattaaggatataatagatatttcagAAAGTAAatactcaaccaaatataaaccaatatggaatgtattattttttatagtCAACTAAATATAATAGAACCATTTTCCTATAATAttctcaaaaatcaattttttttaaaaaatattacaatAAGAAAATTCTTTCCGTGAATCAAACAAGCCCTAAATATTTAGGAATGTGCCATTGGAGAGGAGTGGGGACAGACCGGTTGGTTGTTCCACCACCAACACTTTAGCCATGCCCTCTTGTTTCCTCTCCCAACTTTGTTCTTAACTGGATTCTCTTTTGGGTTTTGTGGGTTAAATGGAGATGGGGGCTTTGGGCCTGCAAGGAGAGGCTGGGGACAGAGATTTTCATAGGAGCCCATCCTCTTCTCTCCCTCACTTCATATTATCTTGACACTATAAGATATGAATCAGGATATTATTGCAATTTATCTCGATTAACGAAACCCCAAAAGAAGGCAGAGTCAGATGCACGTACACAAAgaccataatgtttttctttcacAAAAAGATCATAATTCGGTACCATCAATATATCACTAACTAGTAAGCAATAATCCAAGAGTCATTTACTCATCGAGATTACTGGTTGGTGTATCCTTCTCAGCCAATAAGCATTGTCCCAACTATCTGGGGATTTAACAATGCCTCACCTGCCAAGCATTCCTAGCTAAAATTACTGTTGATgtcctttttaatctttctaaaATATATGATTAAAATTCATGAATATTAAATTTGAATCATTCCATATACTTCCAATAAGCATTGTCCGTTTGCCAAGCATCCCGAGAACACTTTGTTCTTCACACCATTTTATTAAGAAATGAAAAGGTTGGGGAAATTTCGCACCATATCATTTCATACATTCTGTCATCTCAAGCACACTTGCTCCTCATCCGAGCAGAAGACCCACAGCATGAAATAAAGGAAATACTGATCACAGCACATAAAAGATCTGTTTCATCCAGAAAGAGATACAACTATGGACTATTGTCCAGTATAAATAGAACAAGCAGCCAACACCGCATTACCAGATGTCCAAATTCACATTCAAACAATAAGAACGATATACATCTTTTTCCTTTTGGCTATGTGTTCCAACTTCCAACTTTCTTGCCTAGCGCTGAAATTGGATGGAGTATGAACCCGTATTTGGATCTTTTACAGCTTTAAAGTTGTCAAGGTTCATTCCAAAACGTCCCAAAACAGAATTTCCCATCTCCTTCAACTTCCCTGCAAGGAGTCAAAAGGTGTTATCTTAAAAAAATGCTATGAAAGATTCTTCGATGGGTAAAAAGAAGCATAGCTTCCTCTTTGACATGACTTGAAACGGAAATAGTGAGAAAAATGGGTTTCCTATTGTTTTATCTCATTCTTTCATTCTAAATGTCAAATTAAAGGTGATATGCCATACTATGAGACTGACAAATTATAATTGAGAGGAAAGACATCCAACAATAATGGATGAAGCACAAGAATTCACCAAATGCTATATGGTTGTAAAGATGTAGCACAATTGTAATGCGAGATATTCTGCTGGCATATTTGAACTTGGTGCATGTTCAACGATATTTCTATTGAATCAAAACCCATATGCAAGTGAATATTTAATTCTAGCAAGATTTTTTGGTTGGCATATCTGATCCTAATGCATATTCATGTTGAGTGAAAATCTATCTCCCTTGATTTACAAAGGACTACAAAATAGGAAGGCAGGGCGATAAGTAGACATCACAATTCTAAAATTTAGTCTTCTACGAGTCTGCATGCCTATTTCACCATCACAAAAGATAGAACTAACCAACAAATTCCATAAGAGCAAAATATAAATCAGAATTTGTCAAAAAGTCAAATGAAAAAACATCGAAATCCAATTTATCTTTATTTGCATAAGAAAAATTGTTTATAAATATAGAGAAGGAAATACATGTTATATGAGCTTACCAATCATCTCTTCCTTCATCTTCTCTCGTTTTTCTGCTGCAATAGGCTCTAACCGTCTTATGTTCCTTCTAGCTTGATCATTTGAAGGATCTAACTCCATGACTTTTTTCCAGTCTGCAGGAAAATTTTACAAGATAAGTACCACAATTTAAGAATCCATCCATTAGAACCATTAGGCAACTTTCCAATTCTCTCCAGAGCTTTTACCAAAATAAGTGCTGACTGATATATTGGAGGAAAAACTTATAAAGAAAcagaaaacaaattatataaCAACATGAATGACAGCAAAGTAAATCTTCAACagaatatataaataaacaTTTAACCATACCTGCAATAGCTTCTTCATAGTGTTCAAGCTTTTCATGTGCCTCTGCTCTTCTGAGCAGTGCTTTTATATATGAAGGATTCAACTCCAATGCTTTTGTGCATTCCTTGATAGTGTCATTAAATTTTTCCTGAAGAAAATTGAATGCTTCAATGACAAAAAAATCAAGCTGAAATACTTGCTGAATGAAGTaccagaaagaaagaaatacatGCTGAATGAATAATGGAGCAAGTGGGTGAGATAGGTCTGGTTATAAACACTTCATAACTTATTGGGTAGAATGGCACCAACCTATTTTCCTTCTAGGGTGGGTTGCATTTGCATATAGCATAGATTTATCAGATCTTTCAAATGAGGTCAATGCTACAAGATTAATGCCCGATCCACCATAAGCTGAATCTAGATTAGGTATAGGTCAACTTAGACGCAAGGATAGGGTGACAAAAGTATCATGGTATACACCaatataaaattctaaaatgAAAGAACTTCCACCACCATTTTCAGACAACTGTGGATGAACTGGCCAAAACCACTGAAAGTCAACTGAAAGCAGTCAAGTTTCTGCTGAAAACGATGGAAACCAAAACTTAGAGAGGAGGTCAATTTTCAGTTCACACTAAAACCATCCCATTAAGTATCATCTCAGCATTCAGGTGCCAGTCATTCATCATGGATAGGGCCAACTCTTAGACGTGTATCTTGGATTTCATTTCCTCAATGAATTCTGGGTGGGCTGTTCACCCTcccaatttctcaaaaaaaaaaaaaaaaaacttagaagCACCCACATACCATAAGAAGGAATGCCAGAAATTCTAGGGTAATTGAGCGGAGTCAGTGTTTTAAACTAAGCAAGGATGATTGgaacaaatatttttatataatcttTGACAAAAATTATAAGAAATTTTGGATAACTAGGGGACAAAAAAATTTGCAGCTTATCTAGAGTCTAAAAGTGTGTATATCAGATCAGCCCAAACTCCACATTCTTTAGGTTTTTGAGGATATCAGGCAACCGGAATCATCCTAAATAAAAAGTTAAAAAGAGTATAAATGCTGACTCTGACCTGAACCAAACAGGTCCTTAAATCAGGGTGAGCATTGCAGGTCTGTTTAATCCAACCCGTGCtatcctatagtatacaatacaATGAGACCTGTGCCTGACAAAATCTTGCTAGAGGATACAGGCATATGCTTAGAACTAGTCATAGATGACCAAATTATAAAGGGTTTAAAAGGCGGAAGCAAAGACATCTTCAAAATACATGAATATATTTGGTTAAAGGGAATATATAAGAACAAAGGCTTACCATTAAAAAACAAACATATGATTAAATTCCATAAT is a window from the Phoenix dactylifera cultivar Barhee BC4 unplaced genomic scaffold, palm_55x_up_171113_PBpolish2nd_filt_p 000371F, whole genome shotgun sequence genome containing:
- the LOC120105797 gene encoding tetratricopeptide repeat protein 1-like — translated: MVVIEPEESKEAPESRPEPRGPEASVALTEEGAGSEDEAFEDALTDEQLKEKALNQANDAKEEGNKLFKAGQYENALMQYELALQIASEVPSSEVCSMCHANRGVCFLKLEKFNDTIKECTKALELNPSYIKALLRRAEAHEKLEHYEEAIADWKKVMELDPSNDQARRNIRRLEPIAAEKREKMKEEMIGKLKEMGNSVLGRFGMNLDNFKAVKDPNTGSYSIQFQR